TCAATCTTTATCAAACACATGGCTGAATATGAAATTAACTACATTTTCCTTTCAAAAGGATATCATAAATCCTGCTGGAGATATGACAATTgcatttacatattttttaatatcttaattatatttttaggataTTTGTCtgataatagaaataaattttatttattaaattatcatatatcttgctttcacttttttaatatcaatttccaccattttttattcttatttcgAACTTCTTAGCTTTTATCCATTCGCAAgaactttaataatttataagacTTGGaagtttcaaagaaaaaaaaaaaatcacatccATTCAAGTTGTTCTTCATTATTTCAAaacatctttcttttcttcaataaaatCAACTAATGAAAAACTACTGCTCCCCCACCCTTGCAAATATGCTAACACATACTCTTAAAGCTTTTATAGCCTATTGGAATAAAATGTTACTCTCTCTAaacttaaatacaaataaaaaaggtGTTTATGTTcgataaatttaattataaattaattttcataaacataaTCTTATTCAATGCCATTTATTTTACACATATTAAAATTTCCACCTCATCTATGATTAAGGTTAatctgaaaaatatattataagattaagagaagtttataaataataaagtttgtCGGTTAGAAAACATGGCTTCTCCCTTTTAAATCCAAAGCTTGTGTTAGACAGCTATATTATTCATTTCACgagataaattattaaaacataatcttttaacaattttttattaccttggttaaatattatattaaaacgaATAAACtaagatatttattaaatgaaaagtgATATCTATACTgaggttgatttttttttcctaaatttgaACCAATAATATGAACAGTTTTTCaatttctacttttttattctcaaacaaAAAGGAAACCTAAAACCCCACCCAACGTTGGTTCAGAGTATTTGAAGTCTTAGGTAAAAATTGTATTAGGGCTTGTTTGGTTTTTCACGTTATCTTTCGTAATGCTTGAGACATgattaaatattattcaataaagATTCAACTTGTTATTGTTTTGAGGAGACTAGTCGACACTAGCTTACGTACACATCATATCTAAATACGTTAGTACGTTAGACTAATTTGATATAtgttgaatttataaattttcaaacttatttGAAATTTGTTCTCCTTACATTAATTTTTGCCACCAAAATTATACGTTAGAGCATATAGAGTATGTTTGGGTCAATAAACACAAAATATTGATAGAAACAtgatttcataaattatttataattaaacttgAAGTTGAAGTAATTTGTGTTCAaatgtttttatgttaaaaacaaGTTTGAggtaaaatttaatagaaaaaaattgaatctatcagaaaaaattaaccttttatcatttctttaaatgaatattagaatatcatatatctttattaaaataaagtttcataCAACAAATCCAATTTGAATACTTCCACACCTTAAAAccaaacatgattttttttctgttaaaagTTGGAAGCCAATCAGAGAATAAACATACAACgaactttttttactttattactaAGAGGATATGACTTTTCAACATTCGACGAATCTATTTTTAGATTATTCCGgttttgataccatgttaaaagtgagttttaggtctaattcaatcccacaaaactggTTTAAAGGTGAGATCCGtatcccacttatatattataaattgatcttatctctaatcgatgtagGACTTTCAATATATACTCTTTTTACACATTagagaaattatattaaaacttgGAAGATAAAGGTTCAATCTTTAGTTCttgcaaattaaagaatgaGTTGTAGAGGAATGGGCGTTTGATGGTTGCGCATAAAGGAGATGAGATTTTGAGTGGGGGAGGGTGgtgaaaacatttttaaactaaaGTGATTTTACatgagaaaattgaaaatgaagttttttatgttttgaaaagtttaaatgAGTTAACTCtggataataaataattaacattagaataaattgagacaaaaataatacatttagaATTACAACAAATAGTGTATCTGAAACagaaatttcatataaaaatcatatcgcaataatttttttatttgtaaaagagTGTGATAAGAAACTTTGGATATAGATGGTATAAATTTTGCATACTGTATAACATATGATTGGGATAAATGGGACAAATTTCATTAGTTCCTAAAATGATTATGGAGAAGCAAGAAGCAGGATTTGGTTTTGGATGATTGAAAGGCCAAACAGTGACCTATTTATAATAGGCACTGCATCAACCATCACACACCTGAACTGCTCATGTCACAACAGCATCTTATTTGGCACCACTCCCACTCTCCCATCAACCAAATCTTTTCTCCCTTCCTTTTCACTATCTCCCAATCATATCATTTCCTTCTCAAAATTCCTTTTgtacaaatttaaaatcaagCCTTCAAAGATTCTCATACCAGTACACCACTCATCTTCTTTTAACTCAATAATCATATGCTGcaaaaaccaaagtttcttttttctggAAGTAAAATGGTATGActgttttttaagttttatgagGTGCGTAAAGAAATCATGAAGGTGCAGAAAGTAAACCCCCTATGGCCTACTTATTGGGGGCTTGTCGGCCCAAGTGGCTACATTTTTGTCAAAACagcacaaaacaaaaatcatggGAGTATGTTACAGATGAAGAGGTTTTGTGCACTGGGTGATAGAGTAACTATGCCATGGCGCTTCAACCAATTCCATTGAATTGTTCATCCTCCACACTCTGTCGCTCTTCTTCTCTGCATTCTCTGTTTTTCCAACCCCCAACTCTTGTTACTATCAAATTCAGAGTTTCTTGTTCGAACCAGACAGCGGGAGTTCAGACTCAACAAGTGAAgacagtgaagaagaaaaagaagaccaATCATAGACCAAGCTTCTTTCATCAAATTCAAGATAAATGGTCTCATAAATTGGGGTCCCAAAGAGAAAAATTTCCATGGCAAGAATTGCAAGACGAGGAGGAACAACGacaccaacaccaccaccaccaacaacaacaaccacctaAAGAAGAAAGGCATGAGAAGTTGCAGAATACGAAAAAGCCTCCAGAATCGAATTTTCAGTTTCCGAAGCGATTTTCGCCGTGGCCGCAAGCAGTGAACTCGAGCAATGCACGGTTTGCTTCTGAATCCTATGATTCCGAAGAGGAGAATGACATTGAGGGTGTCAAAGGTTCTGGCggtgaagagagagagagaatggtGCGTAAGGCTTGGAATGTATCAGAGGGAGTGAATGGGgagaggaaaaaaagaagaagcaacaCGGTGCTGGCGGAGAGGACGATTCCTGAACATGAATTGCGGAGGCTGAGAAAGATTGCGCTGAGGATGATGGAGAGGTTTAATGTTGGAGTGAAGGGCATCACGCAGGAGTTGGTGGCTTCCGTTCACGAAAAGTGGAGGGAGAGTGAAGTTGTGAAGTTCAAGTTTGGTATTCCTCTTTCTACTCACATGAAAAAGGCTCATCAACTCCTTGAGGTATTTCTCTCCTTTCATTCCTTTGCTTATCTTTATGCTTCACTTGAAAACCTCATAAAGACAATGCACTCTTCATTTTCAATCTAGGCCTGATTGTATGAAACTCTCTCTAAGCATCataaaaagatagaataaaTTGAACTTTAACGTCTTCCATAGGTTAAATTAACTTATTCATTTAACCTTTCGTAGAAAATCTTTTAACTTCTTCAAAAGCTAAAATtgcttaaattgattttaacttaTAGAAGATCACTTTATTTTGCCttcttattttttcaataaatgttTATGGAGAAATTTATATCAGGGCCTTAGTGTAATATGCTTTTTTCAGATAAACAGTCTCTAGCACACTCTTTAGTCACAAATTATGAACAAGACAGGACTCTGTAAATaggctatatttttcaattaatagtAAGAGTGCATTGGTAGCATTCTTCTGGCTTATGGATTGTCTTTTATCTTGTATTGGTTTTAACTgctagttatttttcttttttctcaatgCTGTCTTCGGGCTTGATCAGAGTAAAATTGGGGGCATAGTGATATGGCGATCGGGCAGTTCCATAGTATTGTATCGGGGTATGACCTACAAGTTTCCCTGCGTTGAAATGTATAAGGAAGTGAATGATGCCAAGGAAAATGCTGTGAATAACTCACTACATGTTGGAAGTGGAAGTAATGGTGAAGCAAATGTCCGAGAAACAGTTGGAATTACAGAGTCATTTATCAAAGACTCTGAAGAGTGTTTGAAGGACATGAGTGAAAAAGAATTGATGGAAATGTGTGACCTCAACCATTTGTTAGATGAATTGGGTCCACGTTTCATAGATTGGACAGGCCGTCAACCATTGCCTGTTGATGCGGACTTGTTGCCTGCTGTGGTTCCAGGATATAAGACCCCATTCAGACTTCTTCCCTATGGATTACGGCCTTGTTTAACTAACAAGGAAATGACCAACTTCCGTAGGCTTGCAAGAACTACAGCTCCACACTTTGCCCTTGGTATGCAAGAAACTATCTAGTTAAATTCATGTGTTGCAAACATCTCTTTCCAACCGGTACTATCTGTTTATTGCTGCAGGCAGAAACAGAGATTTACAAGGTCTAGCTAGTGCTCTGGTCAAGCTGTGGGAAACAAGTGCTATTGCAAAAATAGCCATCAAACGAGGTGTGCCCTTTACAAATAATGACAGGATGGCTGAAGAACTTGTGGTAATTCTCATAAACAGAGCTGGAATTGTTTCAACACTACTGTTTGATTTAATTGAAGTGAAGTTTTATTGTGCAAAAGAAAGGATATAAATCTACCCATCTGCTTGACCTTTGAATAATGTTACAATATCTTATAAATGGAATTGAGGAATGCTAAGAACATTTTCTTTCTGGCACATTGAAACTAtctctttttttattgattgaaatTTATTGGAAAGAACCATTTTGGTGGGTCTCAATTCACATTTAATGGCTCTCTCCCATAATTTAGAAGTTGGACCGACCAAGATTGGGGCTTTCAAATAAATTTCGACCAATCATGAGGGAGAGTTTCAGAAAGAGAATGTCATTAGCATTCTTCAGAATTTACATTCTCTACTGGTTTTTTGATAGTGTCTTTCTAATATGCCTCCAaacttatattcattttgaaattctaaaatatattaaaagtatttttaatatatcaaaattagtgtttttcatttagaaaatatttggaATGAGAATATGGTCCTAAACCCATTAAAAATGAGGCATGTCATGATGACTTAAAGAAAGTCTGGATTGTATTATTTTCATCCTGAAACAGTAAAGGTCAAACAACCGTTAAATTTTCTctaaatgtttcttttgtttcttaacCTTTGATCTACCTaccaaaaaatgaatttaaagttTAGGGAATTGCCTGAGTGACTACGCCACCCACCTAATAATGAGTTAATAGGAAATGACAGGTGCAGGTGAGTTGACTAAATAGTTAACCAATGACCATGACATCTTTCTGTGATAAAGTAACcatattttatgtttgttaacATTTCCTCAGTTGGGATTTTCATTTGAAGTccataaaataagaaaagtgcTGCGTGTCTTCATTTTGTAGTTAATCTCTAGACATACGTTTGCTATTTGTCCTCTTCATTTAATTTGCTAAAATCAGATGGTTTTCATCCGTGGAGACCGAACAACTTGATATATGTGATTGTCATGGCATTTGCCTTTGTTTTGGGTCAGATACATTGGAGATATTGTTTTCTCTATACCATCATTTGGGCTAAAATGCACACACATCCTTCCATCTAAATGCAGAAAACTATCCCATTCTTCAAATCTAGCTACCCAACTCCTCAAACTTACCAAACCTTGCACGTTACTGTAGAAAATCCCCTTTTTAGTTTAGATAAATTCAAGGAGTCAAGTTGTTAGGGTTTGTACCACAAGTGGGTTATCTACAATTGACCAATAGTTTTTGCCTTTTGGCccattctattttttctttaaatagttCCAGATCGtagaaaaaaattcatgctcGTAATAGTCCAAACCTGCATTTGTTGTAATGCTCGCGGATTACACTTTCTTAGCTTATCGCCATATTTGTTAAAATCTTGTAAGATTGTACGGATTGTTAGAATTTTAAACTTGTATAACTTGACAGCTGAGGTTCCTAATTTTCCCTCTGGCATACTCAAGTGAAGTAATTATTCCTTATCATGCATGCAGAAATTGACTGGAGGAATTCTACTTTCCagaaataaagaatatattgtACTTTACAGAGGCAATGACTTCTTGCCTCCTGCTGTCACAAATACACTGAATGAGAGACAGAAACAAACCTTCCTCcaacaagaagaggaagagaaagctCGGCAAATTGCTTCATCTATTACTGTCTCAAAAACCAAAGCAGCTCAAGTGCCATTTATTGCCGGCACCCTTGCTGAGACTAGGGCTGCAACCTCCAACTGGGGACACCAACCGGATAAGCAAGAAATTGAGAACATGTTGAGAGATTCTGCCATGAGTAAACTTTCTGCTTTAATAAAAAACCATGAGAAGAGACTAGCTTTAGTAAGTTTTGAAGGTATCAAGTGAAATAACTTACCAAAAATGATCTGTTACTAAATCTAT
This genomic stretch from Vigna radiata var. radiata cultivar VC1973A chromosome 7, Vradiata_ver6, whole genome shotgun sequence harbors:
- the LOC106769275 gene encoding CRM-domain containing factor CFM3, chloroplastic/mitochondrial, whose translation is MALQPIPLNCSSSTLCRSSSLHSLFFQPPTLVTIKFRVSCSNQTAGVQTQQVKTVKKKKKTNHRPSFFHQIQDKWSHKLGSQREKFPWQELQDEEEQRHQHHHHQQQQPPKEERHEKLQNTKKPPESNFQFPKRFSPWPQAVNSSNARFASESYDSEEENDIEGVKGSGGEERERMVRKAWNVSEGVNGERKKRRSNTVLAERTIPEHELRRLRKIALRMMERFNVGVKGITQELVASVHEKWRESEVVKFKFGIPLSTHMKKAHQLLESKIGGIVIWRSGSSIVLYRGMTYKFPCVEMYKEVNDAKENAVNNSLHVGSGSNGEANVRETVGITESFIKDSEECLKDMSEKELMEMCDLNHLLDELGPRFIDWTGRQPLPVDADLLPAVVPGYKTPFRLLPYGLRPCLTNKEMTNFRRLARTTAPHFALGRNRDLQGLASALVKLWETSAIAKIAIKRGVPFTNNDRMAEELVKLTGGILLSRNKEYIVLYRGNDFLPPAVTNTLNERQKQTFLQQEEEEKARQIASSITVSKTKAAQVPFIAGTLAETRAATSNWGHQPDKQEIENMLRDSAMSKLSALIKNHEKRLALAKAKFRKAEKALEKVQRDMDPADIPTDLETLTNEERFLFRKIGMSMKPHLLLGRRDVYAGTIENMHLHWKHREVVKLILKGRNAAQVKHIAISLEAESGGVLVSVDKDNRGHHIIIVYRGKNYSSPHFVRPKNMLTRRLAMARSVELQRREALKHHILDLEERIGLLKSELEDMKNGKEIDDSKTLHSTLDNPVSSDNDLEEIEWSEIYFSEDDSDDEDKKRQNT